A portion of the Armatimonadota bacterium genome contains these proteins:
- a CDS encoding PEP-CTERM sorting domain-containing protein (PEP-CTERM proteins occur, often in large numbers, in the proteomes of bacteria that also encode an exosortase, a predicted intramembrane cysteine proteinase. The presence of a PEP-CTERM domain at a protein's C-terminus predicts cleavage within the sorting domain, followed by covalent anchoring to some some component of the (usually Gram-negative) cell surface. Many PEP-CTERM proteins exhibit an unusual sequence composition that includes large numbers of potential glycosylation sites. Expression of one such protein has been shown restore the ability of a bacterium to form floc, a type of biofilm.), with translation MRTAKLLLAALSCATLMFAGAYKADAIVTYNFNVVYTGGTPDGPPAWASLTITNFDTDVVRMSLTANWDGTLFPDQFIRDMYLNISPFLNATLVAGSVSGPANITGVTSSENGINGAAGTAFDHLVDFQVSGGPGRLTGGETVSWRVTAPGLTETHFMAVEPNMGLEAGMHIQGITGGLSGHVTTPEPASLFGISAGLLALVRARRNRK, from the coding sequence ATGAGAACCGCAAAGCTTCTACTCGCCGCACTGTCGTGCGCAACACTGATGTTCGCTGGAGCCTATAAGGCTGACGCTATCGTAACGTACAACTTCAACGTCGTATACACCGGCGGCACTCCGGACGGTCCGCCTGCTTGGGCGTCGCTGACGATCACCAACTTTGATACCGACGTTGTTCGAATGTCGCTGACGGCCAACTGGGACGGCACCCTGTTCCCCGACCAGTTCATTCGGGACATGTATCTGAACATCAGCCCGTTTTTGAACGCTACGTTGGTTGCGGGCAGCGTGTCTGGTCCTGCCAACATTACAGGAGTTACCTCTTCTGAAAATGGGATTAACGGCGCTGCGGGAACGGCGTTCGATCATCTGGTCGACTTTCAGGTTTCAGGCGGGCCAGGGCGTTTGACCGGTGGGGAAACGGTATCTTGGAGGGTTACTGCTCCCGGACTGACCGAAACGCACTTTATGGCCGTTGAGCCCAATATGGGTCTGGAGGCCGGAATGCACATTCAGGGCATCACGGGCGGCCTGTCGGGTCACGTTACGACTCCCGAGCCTGCGAGCCTTTTTGGCATCAGCGCAGGTCTTTTGGCGCTGGTTCGCGCTCGACGCAACCGCAAGTAA